Proteins found in one Ptychodera flava strain L36383 chromosome 16, AS_Pfla_20210202, whole genome shotgun sequence genomic segment:
- the LOC139113992 gene encoding glycine N-acyltransferase-like has protein sequence MAFKLTTHQIPELMEILEKWIPESLQMYYLVKNSYKRNNEWPHIDVYVDTTDLEQLSSVLAVWFLNSQCTEKSYNFHTTDAQKLKSLMKITDAIDVENDEISSFHCENMAVDVVANFLKDEKCLKPMAIGPFYTFILDNIELVDQTARRVIPKKFSIAPLKVKHASYLYDMWSNMYGKLHAIESFEKAITHQPTLAIYNEKDEPVSWAVVREWGDIGSTYTLPDYRRRGFASILTAKLTQLLLESGEIPHIKIDRRNTASVTLHTKIGFKDVNNEMTKFKL, from the coding sequence AGATATTGGAAAAATGGATACCTGAGTCTTTACAAATGTACTACCTGGTCAAGAACAGTTATAAAAGAAACAACGAATGGCCTCATATTGATGTCTACGTAGATACCACAGACCTGGAGCAACTGAGTAGCGTATTGGCAGTATGGTTCCTAAACTCACAGTGCACAGAAAAGTCGTACAATTTTCACACAACAGATGCACAGAAACTAAAAAGCCTGATGAAGATCACCGATGCAATTGATGTCGAGAACGATGAAATAAGTTCATTCCACTGTGAGAATATGGCTGTCGACGTGGTCGCTAATTTTCTAAAAGATGAGAAGTGCCTGAAACCGATGGCAATAGGGCCCTTTTACACCTTCATTCTTGATAATATTGAACTTGTCGACCAAACAGCCAGAAGGGTCATCCCAAAGAAGTTCAGTATAGCACCACTAAAAGTTAAACATGCCAGCTACTTGTATGACATGTGGAGCAACATGTATGGTAAACTACATGCCATTGAGAGTTTTGAAAAGGCGATTACACATCAACCGACACTAGCCATTTATAATGAAAAAGACGAGCCAGTATCCTGGGCAGTTGTCAGAGAATGGGGTGATATTGGAAGCACATACACGTTACCTGATTATCGTCGTCGAGGCTTTGCCAGCATTCTAACAGCAAAGTTAACCCAATTGCTGCTAGAGAGTGGTGAAATCCCTCACATTAAAATTGATCGACGTAATACGGCTTCAGTCACGTTACACACTAAGATAGGCTTCAAGGATGTAAACAATGAGATGACTAAGTTTAAATTATAG